The DNA window GTAGCGGACCATGGTTTCCAGTTCCGCGGCGGCCTCGTCGTCGCCCGTTGCCGCCGGGGTGGCCAGTTCCGCCAGCCGTCTGGGCGGACATTGCCGGTCGTGCTCGTCGATCAGTTCCAGCAGGGGGTGCCCCTCGGGGATCAGGTGCCTGCGGGTGACGTGCTCGTGGGCGTGGACTTCTTCCAGCGCGGTGAGATCGTGGCAGTCCAGCGCACGGCATTCCGCTGGCCGGTGTTCATATATGGTACAGTGTCCGGCCTGTTCGCTGAAGAAGATGCAGGTCCACGAGCCGCCTGTGCCCTTGAGCTTGACGAATTCGCCGTCAATGGGCGCGAAGCGGTTGCGAAGCTGGTCGTAGGCGTACTCGCCGCTGCGGATGGTGACCATGTGCTCAAGACCCGGGCCAACGCCAGAGCGTATGATTTCCAGATCTTCCACATGCAGGGAAGGGCCGCCGCTGCGACAGCAGTCGCCGCAGCAGGTACAGGATTGTTCTTGTTCCGGTATCGTTTTCTTCATGTGGGCTTGATAGGGTACCTGTTTTGGGGTATCGGATAACTATCCGGGCTCCGTGAGCTCGGAACAGGGCTGAGATACTCTGCATGGGCCCCAAAAGCAAGCCCCCCACGGTTGCGGGCGTGGCGGGAATCCCCCTTTGAACTGAGGGGTTTCCCGGGGTTTTGGGGGTTGACATGTTTGAGCATTGTCCATTACATTGGGCACCCTGCGTAACTAACGAATATGAGGGGTAAATTCCCGTATTCGTGACTTATTTACGTTTGGAGGAAAGGCGTCCGGGAAAGGCCGGCCCTGTTTGGGGTCTGATTTCACCGGGCGGATACCGGTTGATGGCAACATCTTAATCAAACAATGGAGGTTAAGGGAATGGCGAAACACAAAACTCCTCTGTTGGACCAGCTGGAAAGCGGCCCGTGGCCCAGCTTTGTGTCCGACATCAAACAGGAGGCCGAATCTCGCGCCAAGAACGAGAAAGGTCTGGATTACCAGATTCCCGCTGACTGCCCGGAAGATCTTCTCGGCGTGCTGGAATTGTCCTACAATGATGGTGAAACTCACTGGAAGCACGGCGGCATCGTCGGCGTGTTCGGTTACGGCGGCGGCGTTATCGGTCGTTACTGTGACCAGCCCGAACAGTTCCCCGGCGTGGCTCACTTCCACACCATTCGTGTGGCACAGCCTTCCGGTAAGTTCTACACCACGAAGTTCCTGCGCGACGTTTGCGACCTGTGGGATCTCCGTGGCTCTGGTCTGACCAACATGCATGGCGCCACCGGCGACATCGTTTTGCTCGGCACCCAGACCCCGCAGCTCGAAGAAATCTTCTTCGAACTGACCCACAACCTGAACAACGACCTCGGTGGTTCCGGTTCCAACCTGCGTACCCCGGCTGCTTGCATGGGCATGTCCCGCTGCGAATACGCCTGTTACGACTCTCAGGAACTGTGCTACAACCTGACTCAGGAATATCAGGACGAACTGCACCGTCCCGCATTCCCGTACAAGTTCAAGTTTAAATTCGACGCTTGCCCGAACGGTTGCGTGGCCGCTATCGCCCGTTCCGACCTTTCCTTCCTCGGTACCTGGCGCGACAACATCCGCGTTGACCAGGAAGCCGTGGCTGCCTACGTGGGTGGCGAAATCGCTCCCAACGCCGGCGCACACGCCGGTCGCGACTGGGGCAAGTTCGACATCGTCAAGGAAGTCGTGGACCTGTGCCCCTCCAACGCAATCTCCTACGAAGGTGGCAAGCTGTCCATCAACGACAAGGAATGCGTCCGTTGCATGCACTGCATCAACACCATGCCGCGCGCCCTGCGCATCGGTGAAGACACCGGTTGTTCCATCCTCTGTGGCGCAAAGGCCCCGATCCTCGACGGCCCGCAGATGGGTTCCCTGCTCGTTCCGTTCATCGAAGTGAACAAGGACGACGACTACCAGGCCATCAAGGACGTCATCGAAGGCGTTTGGGACTGGTGGATGGAAGAAGGCAAGAACCGTGAGCGTGTCGGTGAAACCATGAAGCGCCTCGGCTTTGGCGCCCTGGTGCGGGCCGCAGGCGTGCCCATCGACGCACGTCAGGTTCAGGAACCGCGTCACAACCCCTACATCTTCTGGAAAGCGGAAGAGGTTGAAGGCGGTTGGGAACGCAGCATCGACGACTTCCGCAAACGCCACCAGCGCTAAAAGGGGGAAACTGATATGGCTTTTATCTCTTCTGGATACAATCCCGAAAAACCGATGGAAAACCGGATCACGGACATCGGGCCTCAGCACTTCACCGAGTTCCTCCAGCCGGTTATCAAGAAGAACTTCGGTAAATGGCTTTACCACGAAATCCTGGAAGCGGGCGTGCTCAAGCACGTTGCCGAGTCCGGCGACGCCGTGTACACCGTCCGTTGCGGTACTGCCCGTCTGATGACGGTCACGCACATCCGTGAAATCTGCGACATCGCAGACGAATGGTGCGGAGGCTACCTGCGCTTCACCACTCGTAACAACATCGAGTTCATGCTCGAGGACGAGGCCAAGGCTCTGGAACTGAAAAAGTTCCTCAACGGCCAGAAGTTCTCCGGCGGTTCCATCAAGTTCCCGGTCGGCGGCACCGGTGCCGGCGTTACCAACATCGTCCACACCCAGGGTTGGGTTCACTGCCACACCCCGGCTACCGACGCTTCCGGTACCGTCAAGGCTACCATGGACGCCGTGTTCGATCAGTTCACCGACATGAAGCTGCCCGCCCCGGTGCGCATCTCCATGGCCTGCTGCCTGAATATGTGTGGCGCGGTTCACTGCTCTGATATCGCTATCCTCGGTATCCACCGCAAGCCGCCCATCATCGACCACAAGTACCTGGACAACCTGTGCGAAATCCCGCTGGCCGTGGCTGCATGCCCCACCGGCGCCGTTCGCCCGTCCAAGGTTGAAATCGACGGTGAGACCTACAAGACCGTCGCCATCAAGGAAGAACGCTGCATGTTCTGCGGCAACTGCTATACCATGTGCCCCTCCCTGCCCCTGGCAGACAAGGAAGGCGACGGTATCGCCCTGATGGTTGGTGGTAAGGTTTCCAACCGCATCACCAAGCCCGCGTTCTCCAAGGTCGTGGTTCCGTTCATCCCGAACAACCCGCCCCGTTGGCCCGAGATGACCGATGTCATCACCCGCATCCTGAATGCGTACTCCGAAGGTGCCAACAAGTACGAACGTCTGGGTGACTGGGCCGCACGTATCGGTTGGGAACGCTTCTTCGAAGTGTGTGATCTCGAGTTCACCGAACACCTGATCGACGACTTCCGCGATCCCGCCTACTACACCTGGCGTCAGACCACTCAGTTCAAGTGGTAGAAGACGAGTAATTATTGGGGTGCGGCGATTGTGCCGCACCCCATTTTCAACGAGAAGGAGTCAGATATGCCTCTCGATGTAGAACAGGCGAAAAAAGAAATTCTGGATTTCTGCGAAAGCAAGTCCAAATCCAAGTCCAAATTCTACTTCAACGACTTCACCAAGCTCTTTCCGGATGCGAAAGCCCGCGAAGTCAAGAAGATTTTGACCGCTCTGGTCAACGAAGAAAAGATCGTGTTCTGGTCTTCCGGCAGCACGACCATGTACGGCCTGGCTGGCGCTGGAAAGCAGGCTGCCGCCGAGGGTGAATAGCATTTCATCCGGCATTTGACGTCTGAAGCCTTGTCCCGTTGCGGGCAAGGCTTTTCTTTTTCAAGGATTGCGCATCGTGTCGAAATTTCCCCGCATCGTGGTGGCCGGGCTTTCCGGCGGAACCGGGAAAACCATCGTGTCGCTGGGCCTTGCCCGGGCGTGGACGCGCGGCGGCCGTATCGTGCAGCCCTTCAAGAAAGGGCCTGACTACATCGACGCCAACTGGCTCGGCCTTGCATCGGGACGGCCCTGCACCAACCTCGATCCCTATTTTCTGGATGCCGAGCGCATCCGCTCACTGTTTCAGCATCGCGCCGCATGCGCACAACTGAACCTTGTGGAAGGCAATCGCGGGTTGTTCGACGGCATGGACGAATCCGGTTCCTGTTCCACGGCCGAACTGGCCCGCCAGTTGGATGCGCCCGTTGTGCTGGCCGTGGATTGCACCAAGATGACCCGTACCATCGCCGCCATCGTTCAGGGTTGCGTTTCGCTGGAGCCGGGACTGCGTCTGGCCGGGGTCATCTGCAACAGGACTGCCGGCGAGCGGCACCGCAGCATCCTGCGCCGGAGCATCGAAACCCATACGGATGTTCCCGTGCTGGGAATGCTGCCCAAGCTCAAGGCCAATCCCATCCCCGAGAGGCACATGGGGCTTGTGTCCGATCAGGAATACGAGGCGGGCCACTATGAAGGGCAGGCCCATGCGCTGGATGCCGTGGCGGACATGGCCGAAGAATGGCTCGACATTGACGCGCTGACCTCAATCGCCGAACAGGTCCCGGAAATGGCGACCGCTTCACCCCTGTGGGCCGAACCCGCGCGGGAAAAGACCGTGCGCATCGGCTACGTGCATGATCAGGCCCTGTGGTTCTATTACCGGGAGAACCTTGAGGCCCTTGAACACGCCGGGGCCGAGCTGGTGCGCCTGAGTCTGCTGGACGAGAAACCGTGGCCCGAGCTGCACGGCCTGTATCTGGGCGGCGGCTTTCCCGAGACTTTTGCTCCGCAGTTGGCCGCCAATGGTGCCCGGCGCGAAAAGGTGGCGGCCATGTGCCGGTCCGGCATGCCCGTATACGCCGAATGCGGCGGGTTCATGTATCTCTGCCGCGAGTTGGAGTTCGAGGGCGACATGTATCCCATGGCCGGCGTCTTTCCGGTATCCACCACATTTTGCCCGAAGCCGCAGGGACTGGGCTACACCACCGCCGTTGTGGAGCAGGACAATTTGTTCCATCCCACGGGCGAATCGTATCGCGGACACGAATTTCATTATTCCCGCTGCGTGAGGAACAACGCCGAATCCATGGATTTCGCGGTGCGCATGGAGCGGGGCGCGGGCATGCATGGCTGCATGGACGGGGCCGTGTTCCGGAATACATTTGCCGGGTACAACCATGTGCACGCCCTGGCCGTGCCGTGGTGGGCGCCCGCATTTGTTCGCGCTGCCGAACGGTTCAGGGCGGGCGGTGGCTGCTGATCCGGGGACGCTGCGGCGCATGCCGTTGCCACGCGCAACAACCTCTGGTAGAGCCTTGGGGGTCCCGTTGAGGGAAATATACGTACAAGGAGACTTACATGATCAAGCTTGAAACCAGCATGGGTGATATCGTCCTGGAACTGGACGAGGAAAAGGCACCGAAATCCGCTGCCAATTTCCTGCAATATGTTGAAGAGGGTTTTTACGACGGCACCATTTTTCATCGCGTCATCGACGGATTCATGGTCCAGGGCGGCGGCATGGAAAGCGACATGAGCCAGAAGACCACTCGCGATCCCATCGAGAACGAAGCCAACAACGGACTCAAGAACGACAAGTACACCGTGGCCATGGCCCGCACCATGGATCCCCATTCCGCCACGGCCCAGTTTTTCATCAACGTGCAGGACAACGGCTTCCTGAACCACACGGCCGAGACCCCGCAGGGTTGGGGGTATGCCGTGTTCGGCAAGGTGGTCGAAGGTTTCGACGTTGTGGACAAGATCAAGGCCGTGCAGACCGGCACCTTCGGTTTTCACGAGAACGTGCCCACCGAGCCTGTTTCCATCGTCAAGGCTACCGTGATCTAGTTTTTGCCAACGAGTATTTGGAGGCCGCCTTTGGGCGGCCTTTTTTTTGCGCGGGGGAATCTTCCGGGAAAAAGGTTCCCCCGCGCGCTCCCCACTCCAAAGCCTTTTGTCTGCCTGTGAATGATCGCATCATTCACGGGCGTGTTTGGTAGTGGGGCTGCGGGTGGGGCAGAAAGTGTCGGAAGCAGGGTGGGAGGGGGCTGACGGTGGCCTTATGAGGAGAGCCGGGAAAGGAAAACGCAGGATTGGAAAGGGGGAGGCCCTTTTGGCGGCATGGTGACGTCATGTGGCGGATATTGACCCATGGACCCGGGTAATATACCGTGCGCCAGACTGCCATTGGCGGTCCAAATCACGCAAGGAAGATGGAATGGAGAATCTTGATCGTCCCTGGCTGAAGTCCTACGATCCCGAAGTGAGCACGTCCATTGATTACGAGCGCATGCCCATGCACCGTTTTCTGGACCGCGCGGCCAAGAAATGGCCCAAGCGCAAGGCCGTGATTTTTCAGAACTGGTCGGCCAGCTATGCCAAGCTCAAGCACCTGACCGAGGTGTTTGCCGCCAATCTCAAAAAGGCGGGATTGCGCAAGGGCGACCGTGTGGCGCTCATGTTGCCCAACTCGCCCCAGGGCCTTATTGCCTATTGGGGCTGCCTGCGGGCCGGTGGCGTGGTGGTCTGGACCAATCCCCTGTATATGGAAACCGAGATCCTGCATCACTTCAACGATTGCGAGGCGCGGTTTCTCATTGCCATCGACCTGCTTTGGCCGCGGCTGGAAAAACTGCGCGCCGAATTGCCCATAGAAAAGTATTTTTTCACGTCCATTGCCGACGGGCTGGCCTTTCCCCTGAATCAGCTCTACCGCCTCAAGACGTGGCGCGAGGGCAACCGTCCGGCCATTCCCTTCGACAACAAGACCGTGCATCCCTTCAAGCCGCTCATGAAGGGCAAGGATACCTACACCTGCGAATCCCTGAACGCGGACGATCTGGCCCTGCTTCAGTACACGGGGGGCACCACGGGCGTTGCCAAGGGGTGCATGCTCACCCATTTCAACCTCGCGGCCAACGTGCAGCAATGCCAGGCCATGCTTCATGAACTGGAGCATGAACCGCAGACCTTTTTGGGCGTGCTGCCCTATTTCCATATATATGGGCTGACCACCTGCGTGAACTGGCCCACGTCCATCGGTTCCACCCTGATACCGTTTCCGCGCTATGTGCCCCAGGACGTGCTCAAGGGCATCCACAAGCACAGGCCCACGGTTTTTCCGGGCGCGCCCTCGGTGTACATTTCGCTTTTGCAGCAGAAGAATCTGGAAAAATACAATCTCGATTCCATCAACTACTGTGTGTCCGGCTCCGCGCCCATGCCCGTGGAGTACATCGAGAAGTTCAAGTCCGTGACCGGGGCCACCCTGCTGGAAGGGTTCGGCCTGACAGAGGCTTCGCCCGTGACGCATCTCAACCCCATCCGCGGCCAGCGCAAATTCGGGTCCATCGGCCTGCCGTTCCCGGATACCGACGCCAAGGTCGTGGACATGGTGGTGGGCGGGGAGGCCCTGCCCATGGGCAAGATGGGCGAGCTGGTCATCCGCGGCCCGCAGGTCATGAAAGGCTACTACAACCGCCCGGACGCCACCGCGGACGTGCTTCGCAACGGCTGGCTCTACACCGGTGACATCGCCTACATGGACGAGGACGGTTATTTTTTCATCGTGGACCGCAAAAAGGACCTGATCATCTCCGGGGGCTACAACATCTATCCGCGCGAGATCGACGAAGTGCTGTACGCGCACCCGGACGTGAAGGAAGCGGTTACCGTGGGCATTCCGCATGAAGGCCGCGGCGAAATAGTCAAGGCCTACATCGTGCTGGAGCCGGGACGTGAGCTGACCCGTTCGGACGTCATTTCCTACTGTCGGGAAAAACTCGCCAACTACAAGGTGCCGCGCAAGGTCGAGTTCCGCACGGAACTGCCCAAGACCATGGTGGGCAAGGTGTTGCGCCGCGCCCTGCGCGACGAGGAAGTGGAAAAGGCGCAAAAACGGCGTGAGCGCAGGAAGCGTAAAGACGATTGATGCCCGGGCTGCCGAGGAACAAATAACGCCCGTGCCGTTTTTGTCGGCGCGGGCGTTTTTTGTGCCGGGCAGGAAGATCTTTCAGGTACGTTTTTTGAATACGCTCCATGAGTAGGTATTTTTGCCCTGTCGGCACTAAAGAAAATTGTTCGGTAGACCGATTATTCAATGGACCGATGAATTTTTCTGTGTGCGGCAAATGTCGTCCTGAGGGCGAAAATGCCGGATGCCATGAAGGATTGCAGGATTTGACAGGGTTTGTGGGCAAGTCTACTGTAAACGACAATTCGGGAAGAGCCCAAGGGCGTCCCGACAAATCATTGACCGAGTGAATGTTGAATACACAAATGGAGCACACGACCAACAAGGTCATCCAGCGGTTGATTTCGGAAGGGGCCTACCTCAAGCCGAGCAAGAACACTCGTGTTCTGGCCATTCTGGATTCTTTGGCGCAGGATTCCGGCATTTCCCAGTATGAACTGGGAAAACGGCTGAATCTTTCCGGCGCCATGATCAATCAATACCTGAAGCAGCTGCAGGCCGAAGGGCTGGTGGAGTTTTTGCCCGTGAACGGCAAGAGCTACCACTATGAACTCACCGTGGACGGCGAACGCCAGCGGCGCAGGATGTTTTCCGATTATTCCTCGGAGACCATCTGTCTGTATACGACCATCAAGGATTTTGTTCTTGAGCGTCTGGAGGAACTCGAACGTCGGGGAATGTCGCGGCTGGCATTGTTCGGCGCGTCCGAAACCTGCGAGGTGGTGCTCTCCGCGCTCAAGGAGTCATCCTTCCAGGTGGTGCTCGTCATGGACAACAACAGGGATAAACAGGGGACCACGTTTTTGGGGCATGTCGTTTCCGCGCCCCATTTGCTGGAACAGGTGGACTGCGATGCCGTCGTCATTACGTCGTTTGGCAGGCAGGACGAAATCTATGAACAGCTCGAACCCGTTGCCGCAAAGCGGGGATTCGAGATTGTGAGATTTTGAGTATGAAGGAAATAACGCATATCACGCTGCGCTCCGGTGTGGAGATCGGCAAGGGACGTCCTTGTTTCGTTGTGGCCGAGATCGGCAACAACCATCAGGGCGAGGTCGAACTGGCCCGGAAGATGATCGACCGGGTGGCCGAGGCCGGTGCCCAGGCCGTGAAGTTCCAGAAGCGATGCACCGAAGCCCTGCTCACGCGTGAAGGCCGCGCCGCCGCATATACCGGGCGCAACAGCTTCGGCCCAACGTATGGCGAGCATCGCGATGCGCTTGAACTCGGCATCCGCGAGATTGCCGAGCTCAAGGAATATGCGGAATCCCTGGGATTGGTATTTTTCGCTTCCGCCTGGGACGAACCGAGTCTTGACCAGATTCTCGGCCTGGACGTGGAGCTTTTGAAGATCAGTTCCGCGGAGCTGGTCAACCTGCCGCTGGTGCGCAAGTATGCGTTGGCCAATGTCCCCATCATCATGTCCACGGGCATGAGTTCGCTGGAGGAGATCGACGCGGCAGTGGAAACCATCCGGGAAGTGCACGACGACCTGATCCTGCTGCATTGCAATTCCACCTACCCCTGCCCGGAAGAGCAGATCGGCCTGCCGGTCATCGAAAGCCTGCGCGAACGCTATAGCCTTCCCGTGGGTTATTCCGGCCACGAGCGCGGCCTTGCCCCCAGCGTGGCCTCGGTGGCCCTGAACGCCTGCGTGGTGGAGCGTCATTTCACCATGGACAAGACCATGAAGGGGACTGACCATCAGGCATCGCTGGAGCCGCAGCAACTGCACGACATGGTTGCCATGATCCGCGAGGTGGAAAGCTCCATGCAGGTCTGCGGCAAAAAGGTCTTTCCCGAAGAACAGGCCGCGGCAAAGAAGCTGCGCAAGTGCATCGTCTTCTCACGCGACCTTCCGGCCGGGCACGTGCTGTCCGAGTCCGACCTGACCACGCGTTGCCCGCGTGTTGGTGTGACGCCTGTGCACTGGAACGAGGTGGTCGGTTCCACCCTGAACCGGGCGGTGCAGCACGAAGAACCCGTGCAGTGGGACTATATCGTATCCCGCGAAAGGGAGTGCGTGGACGCGGCCACTTCCTAGCCGTTCATCAGGATGAATGTTTTTGGCAGGCCTGCGGCAGATTGAGCCGCAGGCCTGTTCTTGTCATGAATCTGGGGCTACGGCCAATAACTAATACAATCACGCACCATAATGGTGTACACATGGCATAAACAGGACTTTGACCCAGAGGAGCGCCCCATGAGCAAGCAGGACATACTGTTGGAGACCGGGACAAATGAACTCGAAATCATAGAATTTTTTGTCCGGGAGCGGGTTGGCGAGGCCGTGGAGACCCACTATTTTGGCGTCAACGTGGCAAAGGTGCTCGAGGTGGTGGAGGCGCCGGAAGGGCTTGAAGGCTCGGAGTCGGCCGAACACCCCAGTTTTCTGGGTACCATTCCGCTTCGCGACATCATTCTGCCGGTGGTGGATTTGAGCGTGTGGCTGGAGATGGATCGTCCCAAGGATGAAAACGAGCCCATCATCGTCACGGAGTTCAACAGCGCGGTGACCGGATTCCTGGTTTCCGGCGTGACCATGATTCATCGCATCAACTGGCGCGATGTGCAGTCCCCCAGCTCGTTTGTCAAGAATTTCGACACCAACTGCATTACCGGAACCGTGGACATCGGCGATCATATCACCCTGATGCTGGACCTTGAACTCGTGCTTTCCGAGTTGGGCGGCCAGGCGGAATCCGCTGGTGACGAGAACGTGCGCGCAGAGCGCGAATACCGTGCGCTCATTGCCGACGATTCCACTTCGGTGCGCAACGTGCTGCGCCAGAATTTTGAAAAGGCCAACTTCATCCCCGTTCTGGTTTCAGACGGGCAGGAGGCGTGGTCGAAGCTGGAAAAAATCAGGGAACTCGCCCAGGAAGAGGGCAAGAGCCCCTTGGAATATCTCGACGTGGTGGTTTCCGATGTGGAAATGCCGCAAATGGACGGCTACACGCTGACACGCAAGATCAAGGAAGACCCTGTGCTCAAGGATCTGCCGGTCTGCCTGTTTTCCTCGCTCATTTCAAAGGGCGTCATGCACAAGGGAGAGGCTGTCAAGGCCGATGACCAGGTCACCAAGCCCGAGTTCAACGCCCTGACCGGGCGTGTCATTGAGCTGGTCAGGAATT is part of the Pseudodesulfovibrio senegalensis genome and encodes:
- a CDS encoding YkgJ family cysteine cluster protein, with product MKKTIPEQEQSCTCCGDCCRSGGPSLHVEDLEIIRSGVGPGLEHMVTIRSGEYAYDQLRNRFAPIDGEFVKLKGTGGSWTCIFFSEQAGHCTIYEHRPAECRALDCHDLTALEEVHAHEHVTRRHLIPEGHPLLELIDEHDRQCPPRRLAELATPAATGDDEAAAELETMVRYDDEMRKLIPERSGMDAGAMDFILGRPARALLRQFATAVTIEKNGRLAFRKISK
- the dsrA gene encoding dissimilatory-type sulfite reductase subunit alpha, with amino-acid sequence MAKHKTPLLDQLESGPWPSFVSDIKQEAESRAKNEKGLDYQIPADCPEDLLGVLELSYNDGETHWKHGGIVGVFGYGGGVIGRYCDQPEQFPGVAHFHTIRVAQPSGKFYTTKFLRDVCDLWDLRGSGLTNMHGATGDIVLLGTQTPQLEEIFFELTHNLNNDLGGSGSNLRTPAACMGMSRCEYACYDSQELCYNLTQEYQDELHRPAFPYKFKFKFDACPNGCVAAIARSDLSFLGTWRDNIRVDQEAVAAYVGGEIAPNAGAHAGRDWGKFDIVKEVVDLCPSNAISYEGGKLSINDKECVRCMHCINTMPRALRIGEDTGCSILCGAKAPILDGPQMGSLLVPFIEVNKDDDYQAIKDVIEGVWDWWMEEGKNRERVGETMKRLGFGALVRAAGVPIDARQVQEPRHNPYIFWKAEEVEGGWERSIDDFRKRHQR
- the dsrB gene encoding dissimilatory-type sulfite reductase subunit beta, which gives rise to MAFISSGYNPEKPMENRITDIGPQHFTEFLQPVIKKNFGKWLYHEILEAGVLKHVAESGDAVYTVRCGTARLMTVTHIREICDIADEWCGGYLRFTTRNNIEFMLEDEAKALELKKFLNGQKFSGGSIKFPVGGTGAGVTNIVHTQGWVHCHTPATDASGTVKATMDAVFDQFTDMKLPAPVRISMACCLNMCGAVHCSDIAILGIHRKPPIIDHKYLDNLCEIPLAVAACPTGAVRPSKVEIDGETYKTVAIKEERCMFCGNCYTMCPSLPLADKEGDGIALMVGGKVSNRITKPAFSKVVVPFIPNNPPRWPEMTDVITRILNAYSEGANKYERLGDWAARIGWERFFEVCDLEFTEHLIDDFRDPAYYTWRQTTQFKW
- a CDS encoding dissimilatory sulfite reductase D family protein, with the translated sequence MPLDVEQAKKEILDFCESKSKSKSKFYFNDFTKLFPDAKAREVKKILTALVNEEKIVFWSSGSTTMYGLAGAGKQAAAEGE
- a CDS encoding cobyrinate a,c-diamide synthase, with protein sequence MVSKFPRIVVAGLSGGTGKTIVSLGLARAWTRGGRIVQPFKKGPDYIDANWLGLASGRPCTNLDPYFLDAERIRSLFQHRAACAQLNLVEGNRGLFDGMDESGSCSTAELARQLDAPVVLAVDCTKMTRTIAAIVQGCVSLEPGLRLAGVICNRTAGERHRSILRRSIETHTDVPVLGMLPKLKANPIPERHMGLVSDQEYEAGHYEGQAHALDAVADMAEEWLDIDALTSIAEQVPEMATASPLWAEPAREKTVRIGYVHDQALWFYYRENLEALEHAGAELVRLSLLDEKPWPELHGLYLGGGFPETFAPQLAANGARREKVAAMCRSGMPVYAECGGFMYLCRELEFEGDMYPMAGVFPVSTTFCPKPQGLGYTTAVVEQDNLFHPTGESYRGHEFHYSRCVRNNAESMDFAVRMERGAGMHGCMDGAVFRNTFAGYNHVHALAVPWWAPAFVRAAERFRAGGGC
- a CDS encoding peptidylprolyl isomerase, which encodes MIKLETSMGDIVLELDEEKAPKSAANFLQYVEEGFYDGTIFHRVIDGFMVQGGGMESDMSQKTTRDPIENEANNGLKNDKYTVAMARTMDPHSATAQFFINVQDNGFLNHTAETPQGWGYAVFGKVVEGFDVVDKIKAVQTGTFGFHENVPTEPVSIVKATVI
- a CDS encoding long-chain-fatty-acid--CoA ligase — its product is MENLDRPWLKSYDPEVSTSIDYERMPMHRFLDRAAKKWPKRKAVIFQNWSASYAKLKHLTEVFAANLKKAGLRKGDRVALMLPNSPQGLIAYWGCLRAGGVVVWTNPLYMETEILHHFNDCEARFLIAIDLLWPRLEKLRAELPIEKYFFTSIADGLAFPLNQLYRLKTWREGNRPAIPFDNKTVHPFKPLMKGKDTYTCESLNADDLALLQYTGGTTGVAKGCMLTHFNLAANVQQCQAMLHELEHEPQTFLGVLPYFHIYGLTTCVNWPTSIGSTLIPFPRYVPQDVLKGIHKHRPTVFPGAPSVYISLLQQKNLEKYNLDSINYCVSGSAPMPVEYIEKFKSVTGATLLEGFGLTEASPVTHLNPIRGQRKFGSIGLPFPDTDAKVVDMVVGGEALPMGKMGELVIRGPQVMKGYYNRPDATADVLRNGWLYTGDIAYMDEDGYFFIVDRKKDLIISGGYNIYPREIDEVLYAHPDVKEAVTVGIPHEGRGEIVKAYIVLEPGRELTRSDVISYCREKLANYKVPRKVEFRTELPKTMVGKVLRRALRDEEVEKAQKRRERRKRKDD
- a CDS encoding winged helix-turn-helix transcriptional regulator, giving the protein MLNTQMEHTTNKVIQRLISEGAYLKPSKNTRVLAILDSLAQDSGISQYELGKRLNLSGAMINQYLKQLQAEGLVEFLPVNGKSYHYELTVDGERQRRRMFSDYSSETICLYTTIKDFVLERLEELERRGMSRLALFGASETCEVVLSALKESSFQVVLVMDNNRDKQGTTFLGHVVSAPHLLEQVDCDAVVITSFGRQDEIYEQLEPVAAKRGFEIVRF
- a CDS encoding N-acetylneuraminate synthase family protein is translated as MKEITHITLRSGVEIGKGRPCFVVAEIGNNHQGEVELARKMIDRVAEAGAQAVKFQKRCTEALLTREGRAAAYTGRNSFGPTYGEHRDALELGIREIAELKEYAESLGLVFFASAWDEPSLDQILGLDVELLKISSAELVNLPLVRKYALANVPIIMSTGMSSLEEIDAAVETIREVHDDLILLHCNSTYPCPEEQIGLPVIESLRERYSLPVGYSGHERGLAPSVASVALNACVVERHFTMDKTMKGTDHQASLEPQQLHDMVAMIREVESSMQVCGKKVFPEEQAAAKKLRKCIVFSRDLPAGHVLSESDLTTRCPRVGVTPVHWNEVVGSTLNRAVQHEEPVQWDYIVSRERECVDAATS
- a CDS encoding chemotaxis protein, which encodes MSKQDILLETGTNELEIIEFFVRERVGEAVETHYFGVNVAKVLEVVEAPEGLEGSESAEHPSFLGTIPLRDIILPVVDLSVWLEMDRPKDENEPIIVTEFNSAVTGFLVSGVTMIHRINWRDVQSPSSFVKNFDTNCITGTVDIGDHITLMLDLELVLSELGGQAESAGDENVRAEREYRALIADDSTSVRNVLRQNFEKANFIPVLVSDGQEAWSKLEKIRELAQEEGKSPLEYLDVVVSDVEMPQMDGYTLTRKIKEDPVLKDLPVCLFSSLISKGVMHKGEAVKADDQVTKPEFNALTGRVIELVRNWTRPS